One genomic region from Dehalobacter restrictus DSM 9455 encodes:
- the cybH gene encoding Ni/Fe-hydrogenase, b-type cytochrome subunit produces the protein MALSKEKKSSAPMPQRRPVYVWQFPVRMFHWINAAAVTVLFLTGLYIGNPVFITAGEAFQQFLMGSVRYWHGIAAFIFTANLLFRLYWFWAGNAYAKIRFWQKAFWQDLKSTVRYYLFMRGEHQGHLGHNALAQLSYLLFIWIGSFFMIITGFAMRIGTNPDGISGKLFSWVIPAFHNENLVRMSHHLVAWGYVVFLLIHLYLVFRQDLLDDDATTSSMINGYKYELPSTIGAEEVHTPEYVVLQKGD, from the coding sequence TTGGCCTTATCCAAAGAAAAGAAAAGTTCCGCTCCGATGCCGCAGCGCAGACCGGTATACGTCTGGCAATTTCCTGTCCGGATGTTTCACTGGATAAATGCAGCCGCTGTCACCGTACTCTTTCTTACAGGTCTGTATATTGGAAATCCTGTCTTTATAACCGCCGGAGAAGCTTTCCAGCAGTTTTTAATGGGATCAGTTCGCTACTGGCATGGAATAGCCGCTTTTATCTTTACGGCCAATCTGTTATTCCGCCTCTATTGGTTCTGGGCAGGCAATGCGTATGCCAAGATACGTTTCTGGCAGAAGGCTTTTTGGCAGGACCTCAAGTCAACAGTCCGCTACTATTTATTTATGAGAGGAGAACATCAGGGACATCTCGGGCATAATGCCCTGGCCCAGCTATCTTATCTTCTTTTCATCTGGATCGGAAGTTTTTTCATGATTATAACCGGTTTTGCTATGCGGATAGGCACCAATCCGGACGGTATATCCGGAAAGTTGTTTTCCTGGGTTATTCCGGCTTTTCACAACGAGAATCTGGTTAGAATGAGTCATCATCTTGTCGCTTGGGGCTATGTGGTTTTTTTGTTGATTCACCTCTACCTTGTATTCAGACAGGATCTTCTGGATGATGATGCTACTACCTCATCCATGATCAATGGGTATAAATATGAATTGCCCTCTACTATCGGCGCTGAAGAAGTCCATACCCCTGAATATGTTGTACTCCAGAAGGGGGATTAA
- the splB gene encoding spore photoproduct lyase gives MLYSRRGINLNFEPKQVFYEPEALNYPLGKKLVDYFRQIKIPVKATSSHNRITGLSGDTAAKTYFEAKKTLVIGVKRGKTFQTCKPSAHYQLPLTTSCPGMCEYCYLATTLGARPYIRIYVNINELLEKAQTLIQERLPEITYFEGAAVSDPIPMEHYTGSLRKSIEFFGRQPQGRFRFVTKFTDVDSLLNLEHHGHTRFRFSLNCEEIIRNYEHGTPSAENRIKAAGKVLRAGYPLGFIIAPIIRFENWMDQYEKLFADLAEQLKAASPANFSPAALTFEFITHRFSSRAKSNILNIYPQTSLPMDEASRKFKFGQFGYGKYVYPPVEMEEIKTSFLAFMNRHFPGAKAKYFI, from the coding sequence ATGTTGTACTCCAGAAGGGGGATTAACTTGAATTTCGAGCCCAAACAGGTCTTTTATGAACCCGAAGCCCTGAATTATCCACTTGGGAAGAAGCTTGTTGATTATTTTCGGCAAATCAAGATTCCGGTCAAAGCAACAAGTTCTCACAACAGAATAACCGGTCTGAGCGGAGATACTGCTGCCAAAACCTATTTTGAAGCCAAAAAAACATTGGTGATCGGTGTTAAACGCGGAAAAACGTTTCAAACCTGCAAACCCTCAGCTCATTATCAGCTGCCGCTGACCACAAGCTGTCCCGGGATGTGCGAATATTGTTATTTAGCCACGACGCTGGGTGCAAGACCGTACATCCGCATCTATGTTAATATAAATGAACTGCTTGAAAAAGCCCAAACTTTAATCCAGGAACGTTTACCCGAGATCACTTATTTCGAAGGAGCCGCAGTGTCCGACCCAATCCCGATGGAACATTATACAGGCAGTCTGAGAAAAAGCATTGAATTTTTTGGAAGGCAGCCTCAGGGCAGGTTCCGCTTTGTCACAAAATTCACTGACGTCGATAGCCTTTTGAATCTGGAACATCACGGTCATACCAGGTTTCGTTTCAGCCTTAATTGCGAGGAAATCATCAGAAATTATGAGCATGGGACACCATCCGCTGAAAATAGAATAAAGGCAGCCGGAAAAGTACTTCGCGCCGGCTACCCTTTGGGTTTTATTATTGCCCCGATTATCAGATTTGAGAACTGGATGGATCAATACGAAAAGCTCTTTGCTGACCTGGCAGAGCAGTTAAAAGCCGCTTCTCCGGCAAACTTTTCTCCTGCAGCGCTTACTTTTGAATTTATCACACATCGTTTTTCTTCCCGAGCCAAGTCCAATATTTTAAATATCTATCCGCAGACAAGCCTACCGATGGATGAAGCTTCGCGCAAATTTAAATTCGGGCAGTTCGGCTACGGAAAATATGTCTACCCACCCGTTGAAATGGAGGAAATAAAGACTTCCTTTCTGGCGTTTATGAACCGTCATTTCCCGGGAGCAAAAGCCAAATACTTTATTTAG
- a CDS encoding glycoside hydrolase family 113, which yields MKNLLNMLKRNKTPLIVLGVIIMVLLIIKLVLVDIVYIGHQYEKNRIITPWGEKIKSANLSVDYTIEQALSDIDSLGLNTLNVPVQIDIPSLTASTMSINAESEKKAVRLIKRLKYKGINVILEPYPYIQNGEKYETDLKPDNINQWFWNWKQVVLAELIRDVAKPNKVYALCIGSNFDQFEDQCGYWTDVADFVRAGYQGKVTYRTNWWYTAEWNAGQNLAYDTYITKLNNPLLGKVDFISVAAYFELTDQETNTVDNLVSSIYKTRIFDRNQNIYDELKQLSAKWNKPVFFGELGFPKRDGAAVHPWNPLPSEIINNQEQANCFLAYQQVFEKETWHLGFSVFAVGKDDENKNYYPSEQSKQAIKRWYAEYQHTGIQ from the coding sequence TTGAAGAATTTGCTGAATATGCTCAAAAGAAATAAGACCCCGCTGATTGTGTTAGGTGTCATTATTATGGTGTTGCTCATCATTAAACTGGTTCTGGTGGATATTGTCTATATTGGCCACCAATACGAAAAGAACAGGATTATTACCCCATGGGGGGAAAAGATAAAATCTGCAAACCTTTCTGTAGATTATACAATTGAACAGGCTCTAAGCGATATAGACAGTCTCGGGCTGAATACCCTGAATGTCCCTGTTCAAATTGATATTCCGTCGTTGACGGCCAGTACGATGAGTATCAATGCCGAAAGTGAAAAGAAAGCGGTCCGGCTGATTAAACGCTTAAAATATAAAGGAATTAACGTCATTCTGGAACCTTATCCGTATATTCAAAACGGTGAGAAATATGAGACGGATCTCAAGCCGGATAATATCAATCAATGGTTCTGGAACTGGAAACAGGTCGTCCTTGCCGAACTCATCCGTGATGTGGCTAAGCCGAATAAAGTCTACGCCCTGTGTATCGGTTCCAACTTTGATCAATTCGAGGATCAATGCGGTTATTGGACCGATGTCGCGGATTTTGTCAGGGCGGGATACCAGGGCAAAGTGACTTACCGGACAAACTGGTGGTATACAGCTGAATGGAATGCCGGGCAGAATTTGGCGTACGATACCTACATTACCAAATTAAATAATCCGCTTCTTGGAAAAGTGGATTTTATCTCTGTGGCAGCTTATTTTGAATTGACCGACCAGGAGACCAATACGGTAGATAACCTTGTAAGCTCGATCTATAAGACCCGGATTTTTGACCGAAACCAGAATATCTATGATGAATTAAAGCAGTTGTCTGCGAAATGGAACAAACCTGTATTCTTTGGTGAACTGGGTTTCCCAAAAAGAGACGGTGCTGCAGTTCATCCCTGGAATCCTTTGCCGTCAGAAATAATTAATAACCAGGAGCAGGCAAATTGCTTTCTGGCTTATCAGCAAGTGTTTGAAAAAGAAACCTGGCATCTTGGTTTTTCTGTTTTTGCTGTGGGCAAAGATGATGAAAACAAGAATTATTACCCGAGCGAGCAAAGCAAGCAGGCCATTAAAAGATGGTATGCCGAATACCAGCATACTGGCATACAATAG
- a CDS encoding SGNH/GDSL hydrolase family protein, whose product MDNNQPELKDNYTFLIVGDSISKGVIYNEDQGKYSLLDRNYVSLVQNSLKGMVYNAAKFGNTIKKGIERLNRDVSKTCPDIVLIEFGGNDCDFDWMQIASDPMAEHEPKTDFNVFGKMLTDTIISLKNNNIIPVLMTLPPLDADRYFKWISKNSNEIGKSILIWLGSVTKIYWWQERYNSMIVNIAEETRTRWIDVRGAFLKTPDFTQLLCIDGIHPNEDGHKVIAQKVTEYLRQNYNFLLKDSSADTLS is encoded by the coding sequence ATGGATAACAATCAGCCTGAACTGAAAGATAATTATACATTTCTGATTGTAGGAGATTCCATTTCCAAAGGTGTGATCTATAACGAGGATCAGGGGAAATATTCGTTATTGGACAGAAACTATGTTTCTCTGGTCCAGAACAGCCTGAAAGGTATGGTTTATAATGCTGCGAAATTTGGTAATACCATAAAAAAAGGTATTGAACGCCTTAACCGGGATGTCTCCAAAACGTGTCCGGATATTGTACTGATCGAATTTGGAGGCAATGACTGTGATTTTGACTGGATGCAGATTGCGAGTGATCCAATGGCAGAGCATGAACCCAAAACGGATTTCAACGTTTTCGGGAAAATGCTTACAGATACCATTATTTCGCTTAAAAACAATAATATTATCCCGGTGTTGATGACGCTTCCCCCGCTTGACGCCGATCGGTATTTCAAGTGGATTAGCAAAAACAGTAATGAGATAGGAAAAAGTATATTAATTTGGCTGGGAAGCGTTACAAAGATATACTGGTGGCAGGAACGCTACAATTCTATGATTGTGAACATTGCAGAGGAAACCAGGACGAGATGGATCGATGTAAGAGGTGCTTTTTTGAAGACACCGGATTTTACTCAATTGCTTTGTATTGATGGGATCCATCCGAATGAAGACGGGCATAAGGTCATTGCCCAAAAGGTGACGGAATACCTCAGACAGAATTACAATTTTCTGCTCAAAGATTCTTCCGCGGACACCCTTTCTTAG
- a CDS encoding DNA-deoxyinosine glycosylase, giving the protein MEMEIIYSFEPIINQESRVLILGSMPGVQSLREQKYYAHPYNHFWRIMYALFDNARGWSNATDAMDDYDSRKQFLLDRKIALWDVIRSCSREGSLDTNIVNEQTNDFKNLFIRYPHLELLAFNGAKGFNIYKRKIRLESASIAYLLLPSTSPANTMKFEEKLTHWKAILKYL; this is encoded by the coding sequence ATGGAAATGGAAATCATCTATTCATTTGAACCGATCATTAATCAGGAGTCCCGGGTATTGATCCTCGGCTCGATGCCGGGAGTGCAATCGTTGAGGGAGCAGAAATATTATGCCCATCCTTACAATCACTTTTGGCGGATTATGTATGCGCTTTTTGACAATGCCCGTGGATGGTCTAATGCCACGGATGCCATGGATGATTATGATAGTAGGAAACAATTTCTTTTGGACAGAAAAATTGCCCTTTGGGATGTCATTCGTAGCTGCTCCAGAGAAGGCAGCCTCGATACCAATATCGTCAATGAACAAACCAATGATTTTAAAAATTTATTTATTCGGTATCCACATCTGGAATTACTTGCATTTAATGGAGCAAAGGGCTTTAATATATATAAGAGGAAAATCCGTCTGGAGTCTGCTTCCATTGCCTATCTGCTATTGCCCTCGACCAGTCCGGCCAATACGATGAAATTTGAGGAAAAGCTGACACATTGGAAAGCAATTTTGAAATACTTATGA
- a CDS encoding pentapeptide repeat-containing protein — protein sequence MSGIREPIDVFAEQRCSLRADCENCFGLCCTALYFSASEGFPNDKEPGQPCRNLQEDFRCCIYQDLQGLGLKGCMAFDCFGAGPKVSRLSYGGRDWRRSPEFREQMFEVFLVIRQLQEMLWYLTEAETLRPARSIHEALRTLREETERLTLLSPCEVLKMDVPLYRTEVNTLLLQTSELVRVSVCQEWNIQAGIRKAFKRRSSLVAADLRETDLRGANLRGACLIAADLSGTDLGGADLIGADLRDADLSGTDLSQSIFLTQAQLNTAKGDKRTKLPPSLFYPRQWSLD from the coding sequence TTGTCTGGAATTCGTGAACCAATAGACGTTTTTGCTGAGCAAAGATGCAGTCTGAGAGCTGACTGCGAGAACTGCTTCGGATTGTGCTGCACCGCGTTGTATTTTTCAGCTTCGGAAGGCTTTCCAAACGATAAAGAGCCGGGCCAGCCCTGTCGGAACCTGCAGGAAGACTTTCGCTGCTGTATCTATCAAGATCTTCAGGGATTGGGTCTGAAAGGCTGCATGGCATTTGACTGTTTTGGCGCAGGGCCAAAAGTATCCAGGCTCAGTTACGGTGGCAGAGACTGGCGGCGATCACCGGAATTCCGGGAGCAAATGTTTGAGGTTTTCCTTGTCATTCGGCAGCTTCAGGAGATGCTCTGGTATTTGACAGAAGCAGAGACATTACGCCCGGCTCGTTCAATTCATGAGGCGCTTCGTACCCTGCGGGAAGAGACGGAACGGCTGACACTGCTCAGCCCGTGCGAGGTTCTGAAAATGGATGTACCTTTATATCGTACCGAAGTAAATACCCTGCTGCTTCAAACAAGTGAACTGGTCCGTGTTTCTGTTTGTCAGGAGTGGAATATTCAGGCTGGGATTCGGAAGGCCTTTAAGCGCAGGAGCAGTCTGGTCGCTGCAGATCTCCGGGAAACGGACCTCAGAGGGGCTAACCTTAGAGGAGCCTGTCTGATTGCCGCAGACCTCAGCGGGACCGATCTGGGCGGAGCTGATTTGATCGGGGCGGATTTGCGCGATGCCGATCTCAGCGGTACTGATTTAAGCCAAAGCATTTTTCTGACCCAAGCCCAGCTGAATACGGCGAAGGGGGATAAGCGTACCAAGCTGCCGCCATCACTCTTTTATCCAAGACAATGGAGTTTGGACTGA
- a CDS encoding DUF3795 domain-containing protein, giving the protein MVKSMVSKEYRRKCADFSLCGLNCCLCPRFHTDGSSKCPGCGGPDFFLKHPSCAVITCNKKHQNVEYCFECSVYPCERYQAPSEADSFISYQNVLQDQAKAKIDLQNYLEELTEKHKILGELITNYNDGKSKGFYCLAVNLLPLSVLNNMMDKNHHMDQTNCKGSAEEAVRLLKAEADRLNIQLVLRKVKKD; this is encoded by the coding sequence ATGGTCAAATCAATGGTAAGTAAAGAATACAGGCGGAAATGCGCCGACTTTTCATTATGCGGATTGAATTGCTGTCTTTGTCCGCGTTTTCATACGGACGGTTCTTCAAAGTGCCCCGGCTGCGGGGGTCCGGACTTTTTTTTGAAGCATCCTTCCTGTGCCGTAATTACCTGTAATAAAAAGCATCAAAATGTTGAATACTGTTTTGAATGCAGTGTCTATCCATGTGAGAGGTATCAGGCTCCAAGCGAGGCCGATTCCTTTATATCCTATCAAAATGTATTGCAGGATCAGGCCAAGGCTAAAATAGACCTTCAAAATTATCTTGAAGAACTGACGGAAAAACACAAAATTTTAGGCGAACTAATCACGAATTACAACGACGGCAAATCAAAGGGATTTTATTGTCTGGCGGTCAACCTGCTGCCGCTTTCCGTCTTGAACAATATGATGGATAAGAACCATCATATGGATCAGACCAACTGCAAGGGCAGTGCTGAAGAAGCCGTCCGCTTGCTGAAAGCGGAAGCCGATCGCCTGAATATTCAACTGGTTCTTAGAAAGGTGAAAAAGGATTAG
- the tnpC gene encoding IS66 family transposase has translation MKELQKNEINNAEMVTISRAEYEALKAHNTELNKQIELLLQQIRLGQKKRFGSSSEKTQEAVMEQLSLLFNEAEAYIKIESPEKTKVAAHTRQKRSGSLEEILPDNVPVEVVEHRLSEEERLCAACDTVMQEIGKEVRRSLVIVPPQVKIREDRYFSYACLTCKAEALETPVLKTRKDKPVISGSFASPEAIAHIMTQKFVMCSPLYRQEQELNRSGVMLSRQTMSSWILRVAEDWLKPVYEEMHRRLLQHSVLFADETTLQVLKEPGKKAQAKSYMWMYRTGGDTEHPLILYEYKPDRKAENPKKFLEGFSGYLHADGYQAYYTLPENITVVGCWAHARRKFDEAVNSLPKSEQKGSSAVIGQEYCNKLFSIEDKLKCLTPEERYTQRLELEKPVLDAFLTWAQTRNAAPKSALGKALYYLQQQWPHLIEYLKDGRLELSNNRAERSIKPFVMSRKNFLFANTPNGAQGSAIIYSLIETAKENDLDPYRYLVYVLNTAPNIDQTHPDWVIPLLPANAPEHCRVPYAKSKCDE, from the coding sequence ATGAAAGAGCTACAAAAAAATGAGATAAATAACGCCGAAATGGTCACCATTTCACGTGCGGAATATGAAGCACTTAAGGCACACAACACAGAGTTAAACAAACAGATTGAGTTGCTTCTGCAACAGATACGCCTGGGCCAAAAGAAACGCTTCGGATCTTCCTCCGAAAAAACGCAGGAAGCGGTCATGGAGCAACTGAGCCTTTTGTTTAACGAGGCAGAAGCGTATATTAAAATCGAGTCACCAGAGAAAACAAAAGTTGCTGCCCATACCCGCCAAAAGCGTTCCGGCAGCCTTGAGGAAATCCTGCCGGATAATGTCCCCGTTGAAGTCGTTGAGCATCGTCTTTCTGAGGAAGAACGGCTTTGTGCAGCCTGCGATACTGTCATGCAGGAAATCGGCAAGGAAGTCCGCCGCAGCCTTGTAATTGTTCCGCCACAGGTAAAAATCCGTGAAGACCGGTATTTCAGCTATGCCTGCCTGACCTGCAAAGCAGAGGCCTTGGAAACCCCCGTGTTGAAAACACGGAAAGATAAACCCGTCATCTCCGGAAGCTTTGCCTCCCCGGAAGCGATAGCTCACATCATGACCCAGAAATTCGTCATGTGTTCTCCCCTTTACCGACAGGAACAGGAGCTGAATCGAAGCGGTGTGATGCTATCCCGTCAGACGATGTCCAGCTGGATCTTAAGAGTAGCCGAGGACTGGTTGAAACCAGTGTATGAGGAGATGCACCGACGGCTCTTGCAGCACAGTGTTCTCTTCGCGGATGAGACCACCTTGCAAGTACTCAAAGAACCAGGCAAGAAGGCGCAAGCCAAAAGCTACATGTGGATGTACAGAACCGGCGGGGATACAGAGCACCCGCTCATACTTTATGAATACAAGCCGGATCGAAAAGCTGAAAACCCGAAGAAATTTTTGGAAGGATTCTCCGGATACCTGCATGCGGATGGTTATCAGGCTTATTACACGTTGCCGGAAAACATCACGGTAGTCGGTTGCTGGGCCCATGCTCGGCGTAAATTTGATGAGGCGGTCAATTCCTTGCCAAAATCCGAGCAAAAAGGATCTTCGGCAGTAATTGGGCAAGAGTATTGCAACAAGCTATTCTCGATTGAGGATAAGCTTAAATGTCTTACCCCTGAAGAACGATATACCCAGCGGCTGGAGTTGGAAAAACCGGTTCTGGATGCCTTCCTGACTTGGGCACAAACAAGAAACGCAGCTCCGAAGTCTGCCCTTGGAAAAGCCTTATATTATCTGCAACAGCAGTGGCCTCACTTGATAGAGTATCTGAAGGACGGCCGGCTGGAGCTCTCTAACAACCGAGCAGAACGGAGTATAAAACCTTTTGTCATGAGCCGAAAAAACTTTCTATTCGCAAATACGCCGAATGGTGCCCAGGGCAGTGCAATAATTTATAGCCTAATTGAAACCGCCAAGGAGAATGACCTTGATCCGTACAGGTATCTGGTATATGTCCTGAACACTGCTCCTAACATTGATCAAACACATCCAGACTGGGTGATTCCATTACTCCCGGCAAATGCTCCTGAGCATTGCCGAGTACCGTATGCTAAGAGCAAATGCGACGAATGA
- the tnpB gene encoding IS66 family insertion sequence element accessory protein TnpB (TnpB, as the term is used for proteins encoded by IS66 family insertion elements, is considered an accessory protein, since TnpC, encoded by a neighboring gene, is a DDE family transposase.): MLNDFTGADCIYIACGYTDLRCGIDGLSGIVQQKFRLDPFSSTLFLFCGRRCDRIKALYWEGNGFVLLYKRLENGRFQWPRSPAEAQALTPQQYRWLMEGLSVEQPKAHRPASGLCMV; the protein is encoded by the coding sequence ATGCTGAATGATTTCACCGGAGCCGACTGCATCTATATTGCCTGCGGATACACCGATCTTCGATGCGGGATTGACGGTCTATCTGGAATCGTCCAGCAGAAGTTTCGGCTGGATCCGTTTTCGAGCACCCTGTTTCTATTTTGCGGACGCCGATGTGACCGGATAAAAGCTCTGTATTGGGAAGGCAATGGGTTTGTTCTCCTGTACAAACGGCTTGAAAACGGAAGGTTTCAGTGGCCGCGTAGCCCCGCCGAAGCGCAGGCGCTTACCCCACAGCAGTACCGGTGGCTAATGGAAGGTTTAAGCGTAGAACAACCCAAAGCACACCGTCCGGCGTCAGGCCTCTGCATGGTTTAA
- the tnpA gene encoding IS66 family insertion sequence element accessory protein TnpA has protein sequence MEQSLQTLSVNQRLAEWSERISSCRNSGISIRQWCLENGIVEKTYYYWQRRVFKALTTHQEPYFARVPVERRNDCLEIAATVRIGNAEADIYPSADASAIEAICRALKSC, from the coding sequence ATGGAGCAAAGCCTGCAAACCTTAAGCGTAAACCAACGGCTGGCCGAGTGGAGCGAGCGGATCTCATCCTGCCGGAACAGTGGAATAAGCATCAGGCAATGGTGCCTGGAAAACGGGATTGTCGAGAAAACATATTACTATTGGCAACGCCGAGTGTTTAAAGCATTGACCACGCATCAAGAGCCGTACTTTGCCAGAGTTCCCGTTGAACGCCGGAATGACTGTCTGGAAATAGCGGCAACAGTGCGCATCGGAAATGCCGAAGCCGACATTTACCCCAGCGCAGATGCATCAGCCATTGAAGCAATCTGCCGCGCGCTGAAGTCATGCTGA
- a CDS encoding HD-GYP domain-containing protein, with translation MRQVSVNRLQKGDVLGRTIFSHNGRSLLGKGITLTQPYIDRLKELGISIVYVDDDETKDIVIEDVISEENRREAMNSIEHSAEAVRIGKDLNGFQVKKTVNNIIGDVLFQEKIFLSLTDMRSYDNQVYAHSVSVCVLATILGKALGLDKDTLEALAVGALLHDIGTVKLPKELVAKREAFTPKENDLYKTHTVHGFEILRNKPELNLLSAHIALQHHEWLNGNGYPRKLSGRHLHILAQIVGLADFYDNLVNDGPGHSRIVPHEACEIVMGCANKLFSQQLVVTFLKHVAAYPTGCTVKLNTGEVGIVVDQNKSLPMRPIIRILIADKGLAHVRAKEYNLVEDLTTFIVSIVE, from the coding sequence TTGCGTCAGGTAAGTGTAAACCGGCTTCAAAAGGGAGACGTGTTGGGACGAACCATTTTCTCGCATAACGGCCGTTCATTGCTTGGGAAAGGAATCACGCTGACCCAGCCATATATCGACCGGTTAAAAGAACTGGGCATTAGTATTGTCTATGTGGACGATGACGAAACGAAGGATATCGTTATTGAGGATGTTATTTCCGAGGAAAACAGGCGGGAGGCAATGAACTCCATTGAACATTCAGCGGAAGCGGTACGAATCGGTAAAGATCTCAATGGTTTTCAGGTAAAAAAGACAGTAAACAACATCATCGGGGACGTCCTGTTTCAAGAAAAGATATTTCTGAGCCTGACAGATATGCGGAGCTATGACAATCAAGTTTATGCGCATTCAGTCAGTGTTTGTGTCCTTGCGACCATTTTGGGCAAAGCTTTGGGACTGGATAAAGATACCCTGGAGGCACTGGCGGTAGGGGCTTTGCTTCACGATATCGGGACTGTCAAGCTGCCAAAAGAGCTTGTCGCCAAACGTGAGGCCTTTACTCCGAAGGAAAATGACCTATATAAGACGCACACTGTACATGGATTTGAAATACTTCGGAACAAACCGGAATTGAACTTATTGAGTGCGCATATTGCTTTGCAGCATCACGAATGGTTGAACGGAAACGGCTATCCCCGGAAGCTGTCCGGCCGGCACCTCCATATCCTGGCTCAAATCGTCGGGCTGGCCGACTTCTATGATAATCTGGTCAATGATGGCCCGGGCCACTCCCGGATCGTCCCGCATGAAGCCTGTGAAATTGTAATGGGATGTGCAAACAAACTATTCTCCCAGCAGTTGGTTGTAACGTTCTTAAAGCATGTTGCAGCCTATCCGACCGGCTGTACCGTTAAGCTCAATACAGGTGAAGTTGGGATTGTGGTTGACCAGAATAAAAGTTTGCCGATGCGCCCAATTATCAGGATATTAATCGCTGACAAAGGGTTGGCCCATGTCCGGGCTAAGGAATATAACCTTGTCGAAGATCTTACAACCTTTATTGTTTCCATTGTCGAGTGA
- a CDS encoding CoA-binding protein: MSSVNDFLDLRTLAVVGVSRSEKKFSRRLYRTLKKRGYNVFAVNPNMDSIDGEICYENLQSLPQKADGAVIVVPPDQTNKVVRDAVEAGVKHIWIQQGAESKEAIDYCTENQINVIHDQCVLMFAEPSFPHSFHRSVLKVFGKLPK; encoded by the coding sequence ATGAGCTCAGTCAATGATTTTCTAGACCTGCGTACTTTAGCGGTGGTCGGGGTATCCAGATCCGAAAAGAAGTTCTCGCGTAGGCTGTATAGAACGTTAAAGAAGAGAGGGTATAATGTTTTTGCCGTAAATCCCAATATGGACAGTATTGACGGCGAGATCTGCTATGAGAACCTTCAGTCTTTACCGCAGAAAGCCGACGGCGCAGTGATCGTCGTCCCTCCTGACCAAACCAATAAGGTCGTTAGGGACGCGGTAGAAGCTGGAGTCAAGCATATCTGGATTCAGCAGGGGGCTGAATCTAAAGAGGCTATAGACTATTGTACGGAAAATCAGATAAACGTCATCCATGACCAATGCGTCCTAATGTTTGCAGAACCATCGTTTCCTCATTCATTCCACCGGTCCGTATTGAAGGTGTTTGGAAAACTTCCGAAATAA
- a CDS encoding lipid II flippase Amj family protein — MEKMLIELMILTVVIHIVDTLAYSVRLNSVKSGQVALSFSLFNMFVLVSRTANMFQGPLIASIVGLSIAQGLNPISDLRSVIFAATAGTLFGILLIPTFLKIFEVAVKRLELAGSVPSLVVEALQANNIKRIVKSAVRPSKTMLERLRYREIPKRLLVTNVLVTGIYTIGVLAANYSALLVPEQAALAAAASSGIINGMASILLTFFIDPKSAIITDQALKGIRPYADVKALVIMLIATKLIGTLLGQVLFLPAAQIIASFYM; from the coding sequence ATGGAAAAGATGCTAATAGAATTAATGATTCTTACAGTTGTCATTCATATTGTCGATACCCTGGCCTACTCTGTACGCTTGAATTCCGTAAAGAGCGGACAGGTTGCTTTATCTTTTTCACTTTTCAACATGTTTGTTCTTGTTTCACGGACAGCCAACATGTTTCAGGGACCGTTAATTGCAAGCATTGTTGGTTTAAGTATAGCGCAAGGACTGAACCCGATCAGTGATTTGCGGTCGGTTATTTTTGCTGCGACAGCGGGGACCCTATTTGGAATCCTGCTCATACCTACATTTTTAAAGATATTTGAAGTTGCTGTCAAACGTTTAGAATTAGCCGGTTCTGTACCTTCCTTAGTTGTCGAGGCCCTGCAGGCAAATAATATCAAGCGAATTGTAAAAAGTGCTGTACGGCCTTCGAAGACAATGCTGGAAAGACTAAGGTATAGAGAGATACCCAAAAGGTTACTTGTTACCAATGTTTTGGTTACAGGTATATATACCATTGGGGTCCTTGCCGCTAATTACTCAGCTCTTCTGGTTCCGGAGCAAGCAGCACTAGCAGCAGCAGCTTCATCAGGAATCATTAATGGCATGGCAAGTATTCTACTCACTTTTTTTATCGACCCAAAATCGGCAATTATTACAGACCAGGCATTGAAAGGAATAAGGCCGTATGCTGATGTGAAAGCATTGGTCATTATGCTTATTGCTACAAAACTAATTGGCACATTATTGGGGCAAGTGCTGTTTTTGCCGGCCGCCCAGATTATTGCAAGCTTTTACATGTAG